Proteins from one Streptomyces sp. NBC_00289 genomic window:
- a CDS encoding IS4 family transposase, with the protein MASSASDLSGLGLLTWVYPPGLVDRVVAACGRAEQRRRLLPARLVVYFVLGLALFSPAPYLEVMRHLVAGLRGLGLLGDWHVPAKSSLFRARQRLGFEPLQVLFAATAKPMADESTPGAFWRGLRVLAVDGTCWDVADTEANEAAFGRPGSGRGAKRSAFVQVRMAALVEAGSHAVLDAELAGCRTGEVTLVGRLPRSCTAGQLVLADREFLGVPLWRAFTDSGADLLWRVPANRVLPVNKLLRDGSWLSNIHATTDPAKRDPVHVRVLAYQLKGTSEDAAASNYRLVTTLLDARRYPARQLAALYRERWEIESVFAEIKTFQRGARVVLSSKTPDGVLQQIWAHLLVHHALRELMLRTAATRQLDPDRISFTETLRSARRSVTVTPGGFSP; encoded by the coding sequence GTGGCTTCGAGCGCGTCGGACTTATCGGGTCTTGGTCTGCTGACGTGGGTGTATCCGCCGGGGTTGGTGGACCGGGTGGTGGCCGCGTGTGGTCGGGCAGAGCAACGGAGACGGCTGCTTCCTGCGCGGTTGGTGGTGTATTTCGTCCTGGGGCTGGCGCTGTTTTCGCCTGCGCCTTATCTCGAGGTCATGAGGCATCTGGTCGCGGGTCTGCGAGGGCTGGGACTGTTGGGCGACTGGCATGTTCCGGCGAAGTCTTCGCTATTCAGAGCACGGCAACGGCTCGGTTTTGAACCGCTGCAGGTGCTGTTCGCGGCGACCGCGAAGCCGATGGCCGACGAGTCGACACCGGGCGCGTTCTGGCGGGGTCTGCGGGTGTTGGCCGTCGACGGGACCTGCTGGGACGTCGCCGACACGGAAGCCAACGAGGCCGCGTTCGGGCGTCCCGGCAGCGGCCGCGGAGCAAAGCGCAGTGCGTTCGTCCAGGTGCGGATGGCGGCGCTGGTGGAAGCGGGCAGCCATGCGGTGCTCGATGCGGAACTCGCCGGCTGCCGGACCGGTGAAGTCACCCTCGTCGGCCGTCTGCCCCGATCCTGCACTGCGGGCCAGCTGGTCCTGGCCGACCGCGAATTTCTCGGCGTCCCGCTGTGGCGAGCCTTTACCGACAGCGGCGCCGACCTGCTCTGGCGGGTGCCGGCCAACCGCGTCCTGCCCGTGAACAAGCTATTGCGTGACGGATCGTGGCTCTCCAACATCCACGCCACCACCGACCCGGCAAAACGGGACCCGGTGCACGTCCGCGTGCTGGCCTACCAACTCAAAGGCACCAGCGAGGACGCTGCGGCAAGCAACTATCGCCTGGTCACGACGCTGTTGGACGCCCGCCGCTACCCAGCCCGGCAGCTGGCCGCTCTCTATCGGGAGCGCTGGGAGATTGAGTCCGTCTTCGCCGAGATCAAGACCTTTCAACGCGGTGCGAGGGTGGTCCTCAGCAGCAAGACACCAGACGGTGTCCTCCAACAGATCTGGGCTCACCTCCTGGTCCATCACGCACTGCGGGAACTCATGCTGAGAACCGCAGCCACCCGTCAACTCGACCCGGACCGGATCTCTTTCACCGAAACTCTGCGTTCCGCCCGGCGCAGTGTGACCGTCACGCCGGGCGGTTTTTCCCCCTGA
- a CDS encoding FG-GAP-like repeat-containing protein has protein sequence MRKRVLLAAAALTTGLLTALPAGTASAEPAGYRGDFNGDNYLDLVIAAPTAKVGGKSGAGYVAVVYGSPSGLRTDRRQIISQATPGVPGTPETSDYFGDRLTTGDLDGDLNTDVIVGVHGEQTGSDGESGVITVLWGNDAGTTWKASNLTAPLPANRNELGWDVATGDFDGDGHLDLAAVNLASPELNIFRGPFTRNGTSVTAASRIGIDTYEQTGVNADKLVTGEVNGDGRTDLLVMGQEETSTGDYRTRSVLYTGSATGPVAGKKLAGGYDAAIADVDKDGHGDIVTGNFMEKSATEPNGGTGGAITVTYGAAGGLSTRTPVRITQDTAGVPGSAEKGDAFGWSLDAGDTNGDGYADIAVGVPQESLGSRTHAGSVVVLRGSASGLTGSGAKSFSQDTSGVPGGAESRDYFGDTVLLADNSRDGRDELTVGARGENGGAGAVWSLRGSAGGITATGAKSFSGTTLGGPSGLSYFGNGLASD, from the coding sequence ATGCGCAAACGCGTCCTCCTGGCGGCCGCCGCCCTCACCACGGGCCTGCTCACCGCCCTGCCCGCCGGCACCGCCTCCGCCGAACCCGCCGGGTACCGGGGCGACTTCAACGGCGACAACTACCTGGACCTCGTCATCGCCGCGCCCACCGCGAAGGTCGGCGGCAAGTCCGGCGCGGGCTACGTCGCCGTGGTCTACGGCTCCCCGAGCGGTCTGCGAACCGACCGGCGCCAGATCATCAGCCAGGCCACGCCGGGCGTACCGGGCACCCCGGAGACGTCCGACTACTTCGGCGACCGCCTGACCACCGGCGACCTGGACGGCGACCTCAACACGGACGTGATCGTCGGCGTGCACGGCGAACAGACCGGCTCGGACGGCGAGTCGGGCGTGATCACCGTCCTGTGGGGCAACGACGCCGGCACCACGTGGAAAGCGTCCAACCTCACCGCCCCCCTCCCCGCGAACCGCAACGAACTCGGCTGGGACGTCGCGACCGGCGACTTCGACGGCGACGGTCACCTCGACCTGGCCGCCGTCAACCTGGCCTCGCCCGAACTGAACATCTTCCGCGGCCCGTTCACCCGCAACGGCACGTCCGTCACGGCCGCCTCGCGCATCGGCATCGACACCTACGAGCAGACCGGCGTCAACGCCGACAAGCTCGTCACCGGCGAGGTCAACGGCGACGGCAGGACGGACCTGCTGGTCATGGGCCAGGAGGAGACCAGCACCGGCGACTACCGCACCCGCAGCGTCCTGTACACCGGCTCGGCCACCGGTCCGGTCGCGGGCAAGAAGCTCGCGGGCGGCTACGACGCGGCCATCGCCGACGTCGACAAGGACGGCCACGGCGACATCGTCACCGGCAACTTCATGGAGAAGTCCGCCACCGAGCCGAACGGCGGTACCGGTGGCGCGATCACCGTCACCTACGGCGCCGCCGGCGGCCTGAGCACCCGCACCCCGGTCCGCATCACCCAGGACACGGCAGGCGTGCCCGGCAGCGCCGAGAAGGGCGACGCGTTCGGCTGGAGCCTCGACGCGGGCGACACCAACGGCGACGGATACGCCGACATCGCGGTCGGCGTCCCCCAGGAATCCCTGGGCTCCAGGACGCACGCCGGATCGGTCGTCGTCCTGCGCGGCTCCGCCTCCGGCCTGACCGGCAGCGGTGCCAAGTCCTTCTCGCAGGACACCTCCGGCGTCCCCGGCGGCGCCGAGTCGCGTGACTACTTCGGCGACACCGTCCTCCTCGCCGACAACAGCCGCGACGGCCGCGACGAACTGACCGTCGGCGCCCGTGGTGAGAACGGCGGCGCGGGCGCGGTGTGGTCCCTGCGCGGCTCGGCCGGCGGCATCACGGCCACCGGCGCCAAGTCCTTCAGCGGCACGACCCTGGGCGGCCCCTCGGGCCTGTCCTACTTCGGCAACGGGCTCGCCTCCGACTGA
- a CDS encoding Yip1 family protein, with the protein MSQVGSKAGSGWPGPARDSPGPGTFESVAGFRIGRGGRNNGTPQTRPQQPPYGQQAPQGPGPRQGPGPGAGPSYGYPQAPQPYPPQQQYGGGGGQWPQGGNGHGGQGGGYGDEPEYFGDGTPYQQGGPDPYAANNPGHTQAFSVGEDPYVQGGTYRAGTAPAGPIGPRLHWKELLRGIATAPNQTFLQMRDYTMWGPALIVTFLYGLLAVFGFDGAREDAINATLSNAVPIVLTTAVAMVLSAFVLGVVTHTLARQLGGDGAWQPTVGLSMLIMSLTDAPRLVFAMFFGGEATFVQALGWATWVAAGALLTLMVARSHDLPWPKALGASSIQLIALLSIVKLGTL; encoded by the coding sequence ATGTCACAGGTCGGCAGCAAAGCCGGGTCCGGATGGCCGGGCCCGGCCCGTGACTCTCCGGGACCAGGTACGTTCGAGAGCGTGGCTGGATTCAGGATCGGACGCGGCGGCCGGAACAACGGCACTCCGCAAACGCGACCGCAACAACCTCCGTACGGGCAGCAGGCCCCCCAGGGACCGGGACCGAGACAGGGCCCCGGACCGGGAGCGGGCCCGTCGTACGGCTACCCGCAGGCGCCGCAGCCGTACCCGCCGCAGCAGCAGTACGGCGGCGGCGGCGGACAGTGGCCGCAGGGCGGCAACGGGCACGGCGGTCAGGGCGGCGGCTACGGCGACGAGCCGGAGTACTTCGGCGACGGCACCCCGTACCAGCAGGGCGGCCCGGACCCGTACGCCGCCAACAACCCGGGCCACACCCAGGCGTTCTCGGTCGGCGAAGATCCCTACGTCCAGGGCGGAACCTACCGCGCGGGCACGGCCCCGGCCGGCCCGATCGGCCCCCGCCTGCACTGGAAGGAACTGCTGAGGGGCATCGCGACCGCCCCCAACCAGACCTTCCTCCAGATGCGCGACTACACGATGTGGGGCCCGGCCCTCATCGTCACCTTCCTCTACGGCCTGCTCGCCGTCTTCGGCTTCGACGGCGCCCGCGAGGACGCGATAAACGCCACCCTGTCGAACGCGGTCCCGATCGTCCTGACGACGGCCGTGGCGATGGTGCTGAGCGCCTTCGTCCTGGGCGTCGTCACCCACACCCTGGCCCGCCAGCTCGGCGGCGACGGCGCCTGGCAGCCCACGGTCGGCCTGTCCATGCTGATCATGTCCCTGACCGACGCGCCCCGCCTCGTCTTCGCCATGTTCTTCGGCGGCGAGGCGACCTTCGTCCAGGCCCTGGGCTGGGCCACCTGGGTCGCGGCCGGCGCCCTGCTGACCCTCATGGTCGCCCGCTCCCACGACCTTCCCTGGCCGAAGGCACTGGGCGCGTCGTCTATCCAGCTGATCGCCCTGCTGTCGATCGTGAAACTCGGCACGCTCTGA
- the dcd gene encoding dCTP deaminase — translation MLLSDKDIRAEIDAGRVRIDPFDDSMVQPSSIDVRLDRYFRVFENHRYPHIDPSVEQADLTRLVEPEGDEPFILHPGEFVLASTYELITLPDDLASRLEGKSSLGRLGLVTHSTAGFIDPGFSGHVTLELSNVATLPIKLWPGMKIGQLCMFRLSSPAEFPYGSERYGSRYQGQRGPTASRSFLNFHRTQV, via the coding sequence GTGCTTCTCTCAGACAAGGACATCCGGGCCGAGATCGACGCCGGGCGGGTGCGGATCGATCCCTTCGACGATTCCATGGTGCAGCCGTCGAGTATCGACGTGCGCCTCGACCGCTACTTCCGGGTGTTCGAGAACCACCGGTACCCCCACATCGATCCCTCCGTCGAGCAGGCCGATCTGACGCGGCTCGTGGAGCCGGAGGGGGACGAGCCGTTCATCCTGCATCCCGGGGAGTTCGTGCTCGCCTCCACCTACGAGCTCATCACCCTCCCCGACGATCTCGCTTCGCGGCTCGAGGGCAAGAGTTCCCTCGGCCGGCTCGGCCTTGTCACCCACTCCACCGCCGGGTTCATCGACCCCGGGTTCTCCGGGCATGTCACGCTCGAGCTGTCGAACGTCGCCACCCTGCCGATCAAGCTCTGGCCGGGCATGAAGATCGGGCAGCTGTGCATGTTCCGGCTCAGCTCGCCGGCCGAGTTCCCCTACGGCAGTGAGCGGTACGGATCGCGGTACCAGGGGCAGCGGGGGCCCACCGCCTCCCGGTCGTTCCTCAACTTCCACCGGACGCAGGTGTGA
- a CDS encoding phosphoribosyltransferase — translation MGDGRENLTYERFGVAVRELAQTIADDGYEPDIVLSIARGGVFVAGGLAYALDCKNIHLVNVEFYTGVGTTLEMPVMLAPVPDTVDFSDKKVLITDDVADTGKTLKLVRDFCLDAVAEVRSAVVYEKSQSLVKCEYVWKRTDAWINFPWSVLPPVRKPGAPITPSSEAL, via the coding sequence GTGGGCGACGGGCGCGAGAACCTCACCTACGAGCGGTTCGGCGTCGCCGTTCGCGAGCTGGCGCAGACCATCGCCGACGACGGGTACGAGCCGGACATCGTGCTGAGCATCGCCCGCGGCGGGGTGTTCGTCGCCGGCGGGCTCGCCTATGCCCTGGACTGCAAGAACATCCACCTGGTGAACGTCGAGTTCTACACCGGCGTGGGTACGACGCTCGAGATGCCCGTCATGCTCGCGCCCGTGCCGGACACGGTCGACTTCTCCGACAAGAAGGTCCTCATCACCGACGACGTCGCCGACACCGGCAAGACGCTCAAGCTGGTGCGCGACTTCTGCCTCGACGCGGTCGCCGAGGTCCGCAGCGCCGTCGTCTACGAGAAGTCGCAGTCGCTCGTGAAATGCGAGTACGTGTGGAAGCGGACCGACGCCTGGATCAACTTCCCGTGGAGTGTGCTACCCCCGGTGCGCAAGCCCGGCGCGCCGATCACGCCGTCCAGCGAGGCTCTCTGA